A single Ctenopharyngodon idella isolate HZGC_01 chromosome 22, HZGC01, whole genome shotgun sequence DNA region contains:
- the draxinb gene encoding draxin: MVALCWYFGSFLLLDLMTITLSTEMGHSSAMEIFSDNVIIPPRPEGSIHQHRHHRNHRGRKERMTAGRLRERPHITVFHTQNEGPDLEGLSPVRLEMEPGDKRRVMTTRKRTFKGFGSLIPEQMNISPGAGTPERAMRHPTDHKVFGGHIIRAPHDEESLASGKKQRVSFDQRLNKNSFGIPTEPVFPAATVGSFILPITAAVGGKPSTKPTTTSKTQVRRYSGGDVTPTFNMAFFDWTDYEYMRPADKKQFSEKQGPDKQATNSPSTGLVTLTSDESCKHHLDCLPGSCCNLRKHVCELHNRGLNNKCYDSCMCEEGLRCYAKLHRHYRITRKKGQCVDPEGISLNRGMFIIV, from the exons ATGGTGGCTTTATGTTGGTATTTTGGCTCATTTCTCCTCCTTGACTTGATGACCATTACATTGAGCACCGAAATGGGCCACAGTTCAGCCATGGAAATCTTCAGTGACAATGTGATTATCCCGCCCAGGCCAGAGGGATCCATACATCAACACAGGCATCACAGGAATCACAGAGGTCGCAAGGAGAGGATGACAGCAGGTCGGCTCAGAGAGAGGCCCCATATTACTGTGTTCCACACCCAAAATGAAGGGCCAGACCTGGAGGGCCTCAGTCCCGTCCGCTTAGAGATGGAGCCAGGAGATAAAAGACGAGTAATGACCACAAGAAAGAGGACCTTCAAGGGGTTTGGTTCCTTAATTCCTGAGCAAATGAATATCTCTCCTGGTGCTGGGACTCCAGAGAGGGCAATGAGACATCCCACTGATCACAAAGTGTTTGGAGGGCACATCATTAGGGCTCCTCATGATGAAG AGTCTTTGGCATCAGGGAAGAAACAGAGGGTTTCTTTTGATCAAAGGCTCAATAAAAACTCCTTTGGGATTCCCACAGAGCCGGTGTTCCCCGCAGCCACCGTCGGCTCCTTCATATTACCCATAACTGCGGCAGTCGGTGGGAAGCCCTCCACAAAGCCAACCACCACTAGTAAGACACAG GTCAGACGTTATTCAGGTGGGGATGTGACGCCCACTTTCAACATGGCATTCTTCGACTGGACTGATTATGAATATATGAGGCCTGCGGACAAAAAGCAATTTTCTGAGAAGCAAG GACCTGACAAACAGGCCACAAACAGCCCTAGCACTGGACTTGTTACTCTTACATCAGACGAGAGCTGCAAACATCACCTGGATTGTCTGCCAG GGTCCTGCTGCAATCTCAGAAAACATGTATGTGAGCTTCACAACCGCGGCCTCAACAACAAGTGCTATGACAGCTGCATGTGTGAGGAAG GGCTTCGTTGCTATGCTAAATTGCACAGGCATTACCGCATCACACGCAAAAAGGGACAATGTGTTGACCCTGAGGGTATAAGCTTAAACCGTGGCATGTTCATTATTGTTTAA